From the Telopea speciosissima isolate NSW1024214 ecotype Mountain lineage chromosome 9, Tspe_v1, whole genome shotgun sequence genome, the window TTTTGATCCTGTATCGATGTGCTAGGGTTTATTTACCTTGTGGGACACGATATCATCCATAAGCCGACATATTACTGACGAAGCCCTAACAAGTTTAGGATCATCAATTGCCCAGTCTAATGCCTCCTTTGTCACAATATCTCTCATGCCAAGGAAGGATGTGATTATAAGCATACTATAAGCAGTGGAGGTTAATGCAATTCCCATATACTCTTCAAACGTTGGAATGTATCCTTCATTAAACCATTTGGCTTCTACGAAGTAGGCTCTGACCAGTCTCTTCATCtggaataaaacaaaacaagcataatttttggtttttaacatttttaagGTACTAGAATCTATGAAATCAACATGTTAATCAAACTACACTCTATTACTGTTAGTTTCTTCATGATGTTTCCTACCTTCTGGTGTTATAATATCCAATCTTTGATGTATTTCttggtttcaaattttagatttaaataataatttcgATTCTAGCTACCGTATTGGTAGATTCTTTGTAATTGTATTAATGTATAGAGGGTTTCGGGGTATGTTTCTCCATTGTCCCAATTAGGTCTTATTAAGTACTTCTCATTTGATCTGTAAAATTTTAGGGATGTGGGAAAGATCCAGAAATATTCTGGATTTTTCTTAATTCACTGAACACATTGTCAACCTTTGGAGATTATACAATCCTATCATTAATGGtagagaaaaagaataacatGACACACTCACAGCTTCTATTGCATAATTAAGTCGATAAGATTGTCCTTCCTTTCTCAGATCTTCCTCAATTTCATTGTAAACATCTAGGACTGCAGAATAAAGCACCTTCATGTATTCGGGAAGCTGATCCATGGCACTTATGTCCCACCTGAAAATTTGAGCATTCCATTCAAAGCATGAATAAAGCAGATCACGTCCCGCGACCTTTAAGCCTTATAAACAATAAATCCAAACGGAAAACATTAAGACTCAACTTATATTGAACACTAGTTTACACTCGAGTAAAAGCATATACAATATAGACAACAACTAAAGACATGTACATATGCATCATCAAACCTTTGGATAGCATCTGTGAAGAGCTTGAGTTCTTCCAATGTGCCATAAACATCGTAGGTATCATCTATGATTGAAGCAATGGCTATAACTTTGGTTAAGATCTTTCTAGCAAGAGAGTAATGTGGTTCAAAATACAGCCCCACTGACCAAAAATAGCATTCCACCAGTCGGTCTCTCGCATAAGGGAACTTAGTTGCAAACTCCAATTCTTTCCACCATCTGCAATCAATTTATAGAAAGATAAATGTATCAAaccacaaaaaagagaaaaacatacAACAAGGACAAAGTATAAACCCACCTAGAGAGTTGGGTTAGCTCCCGCTTGTGAATTGACTGCAGTGAACTGAAGTCCAACTTTGCAAGCTTCAATAGAGTCTCATTCTTTGTCTCCATTTCTTCATAAACAGAGATGTAATGCCTTGTTTCTAATCTTGGCATGCCCTTGTGGAGGGGCTGTTTCAAAGCATGCATCACTTGTTTTGCAAGAGGAGGCTTTAAATCATGATGATCATGAGTAACTATGGATTTAAGGTGAGTGGTTGTGAATGCAAGGGCTTCATCTAGAATGTCTTCTCCATGTACCTTGAGATGTGTAGCTTCATACAAGCATAGCAAGGCAGGCACATCTTTAATTAAGTCATTCTTGAAGCTGCCTTTGCTGTCCTTGAACCTATTGAAAGCATCTGCAAGGTGGACACTCGATAGTGAGATGACCATAGACATATATACCAAAATGGTTAAATTGGTTGGTCTAATTAATTTCCAATCAAGAAAGGCTGAGAAAGGAGTATGTACTTACTGCAGGAGACATTATACCCTTGTTGTCTAAGTAATCGAAACCATAAAGAGATGGTGTAATGATCGTTTCCATCAAAACCATGATAAGGGGGTCCATCCTTCATCTGGTCTAGTACCTCCTCTATCTCTCCTTCAAAGTGGCATGCCACACCAAGCCGTTGTAATGAATCAATAAAGTTCAATTTGTTTGAAGGATCATAATTGGCATCAACCCTTAGCATCGTCCTTACTTCTTCTTTCAACTCTTCAACATGTTCAGGACAAGCATCATCATCTACCTGCAAAATAAAGTGTTCTTTGTTTTTACTCTTGTACAAGGAGGAagcaaaaaattttaaactataaTACATAGACCACatagcctctctctctctctctctctctctctctctctctctctctctctctctctctcacacacacacacacacacacaggtgCAACATACCATATCATTAGGAGCATATTTGAGGAATCGCTCACCCCAGATGCTAGGATGGAAATTGGCTGAGCGATGGATGATCTTTGGTTTTGCATTTTGAAGCAAATGCTGGTGGGCAGCAGGAGCAAAAGAAGGTAAGTCAGACATCTTCCTAATAACACAAAATATGAGATAAGAACCAAAATGGAGTTTCTTCAAATTAAAGCACAACTATGGGATATCAAGTATGTTTGTGATCTCTTATAtataggaaacaaaataagTTAGATTAATTGCATTTGATGTATATGTCCACATCAAACTCAATTTAATgtaaataaatcaattaatatatttttagatGCATTACTTTTGATTAACTTTATAATGTGCAATTGCCCAGTTATATCGTTATTTAGTTTACAACTATAGTCAGATTTGGCCATTTTATTCTAGGGTTACCACATTATGTATTTCCTTAATagaaattaatataaaaatataaaaatataaatatagacACTTAATTGTATTAAACATCGATCTATTTTCACACCAAACCGGTCCAATGAATCAGTTAAGTTCAATTTCTTTGAATTAGAGTCCTCCTTATTTCTTCATTCAACTCCTCAACATGTTtagaataagaaacaaaattttgtttttttcaatagtacaaacaaaaaattttaaactatatTACATGCCCCACATAATTTTAgtcctcttccccttctctatctctctcacaaAAGTGCAACGTGCCAGCTCTCTGATCGTCTTTTTCTCCGTTTCATTTTtttactctttctctctctcacgctCAAAAGTGCAACTtaccatttttctctctttctctctcacaaaAGTGCAACGTCCTTGCTCTCTGCTCGTCTTTTTCTCCGTTTCATTTTTTataccctttctctctctctctctctctgaaaagTGCAACTtaccatttctctctctctctctctctccttttttatggtatcagatcggtatcatatattttcaccaaaaaaaatggataTCATATATATTAATGTATCTCTCTAGCCGAATCAACCAATCGCCAACATGACGTCATATCGACAAATCATCGTCGTAACGTCATGTCGTTAAATTATCATCTCATGCAAATTGCCGCTTTGGTAACGATACAGTACAATTATTGATCTTGATGATGGTATTGATGCCGCCTGTCCGCCTTGGATTGGTATCGTTCCCAtctaattagggatgtaaataaTCATCTCATGCAAATTGCCGCTTTGGTAACGATACAGTACAATTATTGATCTCGATGATGGTATTGATGCCGCCTGTCCGCCTTGGATTGGTATCGTCCCCAttcaattagggatgtaaatagatcggattcggctcggatagtacTATATCCGcattcgcatccgattagcttttgaacggattcggatagtgctaaatagttacgaacacggatacagattagatattttatccatttatatgtaaatactaaatatagcttttcggataactatagcctatccgtatttGCATCCTTTTAAcattcagacggattcggataaagCTAAACGAATATgaacacggatacgaaaacggattttgactattcatttacacccctacattCAATACCGAGCCTTGTACTATGGAATGTTAAATAAAATATGGGTtaaatacacgtaccccctgtaatgcaccccCTAAGCTtttgataagtccacgtaccacccctcaatattccacgtaccacccctactttatccccccaatgccatttaagtctacaccaagtgttaaatgctaaaaaatgatcaatttacccttttttctatcttttctaaaacttgaaaagacctaattgccttgatttatttactaaaatttgaaaataccaaaatgccctcatcttctccaaatcattatcttcttttacatacccaataccaccacccacacgtaacaccatcaccaccgtgaagccccacctctagcaccaccaccatccaccaccattaataccacctaccaccgtgaagccccacttCCAGCACCACCTCCATTGTAGAAATTTCGGGATCCGCCAGTTCCGTTGGATTGTGACGTCGACAGTGTCGGAACCCATGGAAAGGTTgtgatattttcttcttcacaaaatcCATAATCCATATTTTCTCTTTTGCTGGATTAATGCCGATGTCACTTCGAAACTCTTTAATcgtttaaattttgttttcatcGTCTCAGAAGTCTGAGTCGGCTCTCTAAAGCCTTGTACCCTGCTATTATTCAAAACCCCAGTTTAATGTCCAGGTAAGTTCACGAGGAAGATCTCTCGGCACTTAATAAATCGATTGGTTGgttaattttttaattctctttctttctcttggtTTGTTTCTCAGAAATCCATTTGGAAGCTTAATAAACTAATAGAAGTTCTGTATTGCAGAAAATGTGGAGCTGCAGAGATACCTTTCAGTTGCtgctctctcttccttcccagTCCCCTATTTTGGGAGTGCGGAAAGAGAAAGGCTTTTTTATCATACTAATCTTTAGCTTGTTGTTTGCAGGAAAGTGAATATTTCCATGGGAGCATGTAGTCACAATTTGCAGTCACCCCCCAAATCACCATCATTATCAGAGAGTTTCCGGCATTTAGCTAGCTCTCTCGCAATCCTATCACAGAGACTGTTCCTAGAAACATCTAGAATACGAAGTTGTAAGATTTTACCGATCTCAGTCGGAATCCGACCTTCGAGGATGTTTCCGTGAAGCTGAAGAGACCTCAAATTGGAGCAGTTCCCGATCTCTGGTGGAATCTTATCCACCAAAAGATTACCAGAAAGCTTCAAATGGCTAAGAGACTCGCATCCACTAGAAGGATCGATCTTGATTGCACCGGTGAGCCGATTTTAAGACAAATCAATAGCTCTGAGCCGGGTCCAGAAATGGAGTTAAAAGACAAATTAAGAAGtctaagagaagagagatatcTCATCTGGTCAGGAATCCGTCCGGAGAATGGATTCATGGGTTCCAACACCGTCGACGTCACAATCCAACGGAACTGGCGGATCCCAGAATTTCTGCaatggaggtggggcttcacggtggttgGTGGTATTAATGGTAGTGGGTGGCAGTGGtgttggaggtggggcttcacggtggtaaTGGTGTTAAttgtgggtggtggtggtattgggtatgtaaaagaagataatgatttggggaagatgagggcattttggtattttcaaattttagcaaataggtcagggcaattaggtcttttcaaattttagaagagatagaagaaagggtaatttggtcattttttagcatttaacacttggtgtgaacttaaatggcattaagggggtaaagcaggggtggtacgtggaatattgaggggtggtacgtggacttatcagaagttTAGGGggatacgaggaatattgggtgcattgcAGGGGGTGCGTGTATTTTACccataaaatattaaagaaatatgagatgttaaatatatatatatatttttgataTTATGATATGGTAAATAAATATAAGGAGAAGGGGGagttgaataaaaagaaataaaaaacgtTTCGAAAGGATgatgataaaagaaaaaagggttgcagttttttgtacgggagtgtggcctacgccagcactcccacgtgtctatctctctcttcattaaAACATGGAGGCAGAGGTGTCTtctcacatggggaggagagagacagactcatgggagtgttagcataggtcacactcccggacagagaactttttctcgaaaaaaaaaagaggataaattacacgttaccccctgatttttgaaaaaactcaattcacccctggtttagaccccaataaattagtccctaccgttagttttatgctgttaagtgatgatgtaaGCCAATTCAATAAacttaaattcctaaactacccttgaccaatgttgaagatgaatgaagggtagtattataaatttaattctaatgttttagtacacaggtaaaatagtcttttcacaccaataactaacagtagactaacaccattactgtgatttgagttttttcaaaaaccagggggtgatctgagatTCATTTGAAAACAAGGGGTGAGGTGTAATTTactaaaacaaaaatagagagGATGAGAGAGTGTGGGGAGCTAAGAGATAATGAATGGGAGAAGGAAGGGGAGTTGGGGGTTTTCCTAATCCATGTGTCCACCACCCATCGTATGAGAATTTTATTAATTCAGGTTCTCATACGATGGCATCCATCATGAGTGGGTCCACAAGATAGATGCCATCTGGGTTGCTCACACCCATTCTCGTATGTTTTCATACAAGGATGTGATCCTATTTCCTATTTTGTATTTAGGTCCAATTTGTTTGACGGAGAAAAgtgtaaaaggaaaaaaaggtggaaaacttttatttgttttccacAAACTACCACAAATGTGACTGTTCGGTTTGATGGGATAGGAAACTTTCAGACAAACTTATTCTTGTGTGGTGTGGTGGTACCCCTCTTTTTTTCACTACATTCACTTTCAAAGACCAACCAAATGTTGATAGGATTTTGACACTattctttttttggtgaaaggaCTTTGATACTATTtacaaaaaagttttttttgagtctgtctctctcctcttcctatttcctttttttcccatGGAATCTCATCCCATATTCATTTCGTCTCTTTCTCCCATTAAATCTCACTCTACCATAAAATgcaatttcttttatttcctttcatttctttctcaaCCCAACTCATAGCATGTAGGATTCATCCTCACAAGTCTTCCACCGATTTTATCTGTCAAACAAAGGGGGCGAGAAAAAGGAGTTTGCTTCTTCTGCACATATCAATAGGTATGTACACGTGAGAGCCAACCActtaatcctatttttttcatttacaaaGAAAGGAGGgctatttatgaaaacaaaattaaaatgtgattggctctcacatgtacctTCACTTGGTGGTACATACAGATGATCCATTCATGGGAAAAAAAAGTGTAAAGACACAATTTCATTGAGCAACGTGTAGAACCAGGAGACTCAcctaatccaattttttttcctatgtgTTCCTTGATCGgtgcagttccctagtgcctctcacaagaagAGGGTCAGGTGCCCCGGGTGAAAGCCACCCTCTCTTGTGAGAGACACTAGAGAACCACACCGGTCAAGGAACTgtagaggataacgattcaccTAATGAATAATAACCACAATTTTCCCTGTGGGCCCAACTAATCGTCAGgagatttttttggtaaataatcgTCAGGACTCGGGAGATGATAACAACATTTTCGTGAAGCCCAGGTGTTCCAAACTCCAACTGACTAAAGATTTTTTTAAATGGTCATATTCATTAGTGGGCCCACCTAATGTTGAGGAGAGATGATAACCATAGTTTTCATGTAGCTAGAATCACATTATCGTACCAGAACGACATCACGTACCCCATTGACAAGCCACATGGAATCcattcctcctctctttccatTAGTGGCTGGCTAAAGGCGTACACGATCACGTTCTCGTACGATTAGGCCTCGTTTTCGTAGATTTCTGTTTCTATCTTTCTGTCTTTCTCAAATGAAATGACTTTAATGTCCTTTTatctaaattctgttttgccaCATCTCTTTGATTGGCTCCCCCATACCAATCATAAAGACGAATACTTCAAAGTTAATTTGTGAAGACTATCACAGAGTTCAGAGTTTGGGACCTTTATTATTTGCCTTTTATAGATATATATTATCCAAGTGATCGAGACAATAATGAAAGATCAAATTGGATCAATGAACAAGAAAGTGATGTAGTCTTTCAGAACTTGTGAGGCATTAGTGAATCCATCTCCATGCTTATATTTGGCATCCATCATATGCGTAAGATTGATAATCCGCATCAGAAATGGCATTGGGATAATAGTCGGTTTGATGGACCCTTCATTTATATCTTTCCATGCAATCTCTATTCTTCTTTTAAACTCATCACATCCTTCTTGTTCGGTGACACCATGTTGTTTTATGTAGCACTCACGATCAAACATGTCCTCTCTCTTGCTCCATCTTCAAATAACATTAGAATTGAATCACGGTTAGGATCATAATCCACCcaatatttcaaaatattaaaaaaagattctaatttttaaaaccagaactGAACCAATTTACTTTGATTCGATTTTAAATGActagttttgattttggttctaAATTGACATACTTATTTTTGATACCAGTGTGGTGTCAATAATGTGTACTAGCTAAAACTATGTCATGCAGTGTGTGGTAGTGTTTATTTACCTTGTGGGacacaatatcatccaaaagCTGGCTTATTAAGGCTGAAGCCCTAACATGTTTAGGATCATCAATTTCCCAGTCTAATGCTTCCTTTGTCACAATAATATCTGCCATGCCGCCAATTAGGACAAAGGGTGTGAATGTAAGCATAGGGTAACCACTGGAGGTCAATGCAATTCTCATATACTCTTTGAATGTTGGAATGTATCTTTCATTAAACCATTTGGCTTCTATGAAGTAGACTCTGACCTGTTTCTTCATCTGTAAtataaaaccaaacaaacatGATTAATTGATTATAATTAATTAGGCcaatttttttaacattttagaAGTTACTAGCTAGATTAATCTATGAAATCAATCGGTTAATCAAATTGGTAGAAATGAAATTGTTACTATAGGTGACACAGTACTCATTGATTTTATTGCATAATTAAGTCGATAAGATTGCCCATTTTCCTTTCTCAGTTCTTGCTTAATTTCATTGTAAACATCTAGGAGTGCAGAATAAAGCACTTTCATGTATTCGGAAAGTTGATCCATGCCGCTTATTATGTCCCAGCTGAAAATTTGATGAGCATTCCATTCAAAGCATTAATGAATGAAGCAGTATCATTCACTTTAATTAAATCATCAAAGTGAAAATAATATACATAGTAGACAACTAAAgacatatgtatatatcatcGATAGATCAAATGTTACACTCCGATCCcaaaaagggataaaatacaataaaagggggtataattaggatgacacgtgtcacccCACACCGTCAGGATCTCGATGTAGCGGTTCGAATCAGAGTCAACTCAATACAACTCTTATGTACATTAGAGTGCGggaagaaatacatttacaataaaagtaaatgtagATGCAAAATAATGGAAGcgtttacaataataaaagcgTTCAAAAGTCTATGTGATAGACAAATAATATATTACATCCTTTCTCAAGAGGTTAAATAAAACTAAGAACAACAATAATTATTAGAGAGTTTATACCATACAAATGACGGAACttaaaaggaataaagaaataagTGTCTCGATCCAAGTGTCCCATTGGCACAGTCATCAACATCTAATCAACATCATAGATATAAGTCACTGATTGCACGACAACAACACCGAGCAAAATATATCCAATAGAAAGAGCCACAGAGTTTTTTCACCAAAACATCACTTGCTACGCATCTAAAAAGGTTGCGCAAAGAGGGATAagttccactgagcccagtgaggggatggggaacatgcaaacaataacacatagtccatgatgcatgaattaattaataatattaaccacctagcaaacatgtctaagtcactaggttcttgctactgcaacaactcgaaaaacatcatggatcacttatcttatcaccacgaTGTAACTTCAATTGTTACCTTGGGGCCCACGCCGATAGGAGCCACGAGCCACtcgccacccagaggcagaccccgataaccaatgatcatccctgacctggcctcgtatcactcctcaggcacatagggagccttggttacccaacacctaaacccctattggtaagggtcgtagcaaggggaACGTAACCCTAACCATACTATATAAACTATCGTGTCAAGAGGTCTTCCGGGTACATCAACACGATGCATGACAAACCATATAATAGCACTAACCTTATGATGTaatatgatactatcgtatcgagaggtattccaggtgcatcaacgtcccataccatctatcaccAAAGTACCAGCACGACACAGCGCATGACAGACCAATTATAAAcatgatgaagacattaacaagcCACATTCATAACGCATACATTCGTAATTTTCACGAACATAGTTATAATAATGCGAGAATGAGTATGCATGAGAAATGGCATACAAACATAacataatgcaaaacactctCAAGTTCAGTAAAATCTACACCCACTCACCTATTAGTTCGCGAATTCGTTTATTAGGGTTCATCGTTGATCAACGTATGATAAGCCTCACCGTAAAAGTAATGGTGCCTAAAGAAGCATGACAAAGCGAGTTAGGTAAGGTAGGAGGGGTCCCAAAGAGTCTTCAAAGATTAAGTCTTATAGAAGGATAATAGAGTCTAGGTGGAGTCTTGAGTGGAGGCACAATGTCTGGGTCCAACCGAGGTAGAATGCTCTAAAAACCAGGGCCGGGATTCTTGGGTGGATTCTAGTCTAGGTCCACTCCTGGGTTCAGCATGAGACAGAGAAGGGGTGGGCTCTGGTTGTGGTTTCTAGTCTGAGTCCACCACAGGATCCACCACCCTGCTGAATTTGAAATTCTCAAGGTTTGAGCTCCCCAACTCGATTTCGCCTGGGTTTTAGTCCGCAAGGACTTGGGGGAAGGGTCTTTAAACcacctagggtcataataccctaTCCTAATCAAGGGATTGTTGGGTTCAAAGAGAAAATCATTTcatcaaaaccccaaatctagggtttctccactAAGAACCCTAGATCCAAGAATTAAAATccagaaaagggaagagaatagACTCAAGGTTAGCTTCAAGCCTCCAAGTAGGGAGGACACTAACCCAAAagcatccttgggttccaaatggaaccctaggatAAAAAACCCCAACCTAATGGCTTcatctccaaacccaaaaagaattaaagaagagagagagagagagagatagatttaaGGACATACCTCAACCAAGACAAACACTTCTAGGGTAGAGCTACACAAGCCCTAGGGTTCTTCCAATtccttcattctcttcttctcccttttcttctttcctttctctcctcacctcCATGGTTTTGCTAGGTTAGATGAGTTATGACCACTTAATGGTCATAACCCTAAGTGTAGTGACTTAGTTAGTGGGTGCCTGGTGGCTTGTGAGTGGATAGTTGGATTAATCCACATAACTCCAAAACCCTTATTTGTCTTTAGTGGGTCCCTAAGATATTTTAAGACCTCACACTAAAATACAAAAGGAGATGATGGGGCCCACGACACCTTATCCACAATAAATCTTATGGCAACTGTGGACTCATCCCCGTGGGTCCAGCTCAGGGTCCACTCCTGCAGAAATAGGGTGAACTCAAGGTAATAAACTCCGAGCTTTGGCCCACCTTTCAAGGTTTACAAAGGGACGTACACAtgatatttaagg encodes:
- the LOC122640965 gene encoding (-)-germacrene D synthase-like; amino-acid sequence: MSDLPSFAPAAHQHLLQNAKPKIIHRSANFHPSIWGERFLKYAPNDMVYDDACPEHVEELKEEVRTMLRVDANYDPSNKLNFIDSLQRLGVACHFEGEIEEVLDQMKDGPPYHGFDGNDHYTISLWFRLLRQQGYNVSCNAFNRFKDSKGSFKNDLIKDVPALLCLYEATHLKVHGEDILDEALAFTTTHLKSIVTHDHHDLKPPLAKQVMHALKQPLHKGMPRLETRHYISVYEEMETKNETLLKLAKLDFSSLQSIHKRELTQLSRWWKELEFATKFPYARDRLVECYFWSVGLYFEPHYSLARKILTKVIAIASIIDDTYDVYGTLEELKLFTDAIQRWDISAMDQLPEYMKVLYSAVLDVYNEIEEDLRKEGQSYRLNYAIEAMKRLVRAYFVEAKWFNEGYIPTFEEYMGIALTSTAYSMLIITSFLGMRDIVTKEALDWAIDDPKLVRASSVICRLMDDIVSHKMEQERGHVCSSVECYMKQHSVTEQEACDELQRRVDKAWKDINQECIKPTTVPMPLLLWILNFTRMIDVIYKHKDGYTYASIVLKEYITLLFIDPI